The Osmerus eperlanus chromosome 7, fOsmEpe2.1, whole genome shotgun sequence genome includes a region encoding these proteins:
- the LOC134024060 gene encoding transmembrane protein 158: MEHHASRRDAPYAMLNQSRTLLLALTTVAGLLQRCRGWNDEDILLPPINSTNRFLANLEVDVRYSKRSVEESESSSGSSLQPVPQCNVSVHRLLPTSLVVRWDSSFGFQCEVFVYTTNNHGRAFFTAAINRAISPVVIEHLGVTGGQQELRLCVGCGLSRYRRFGQARSRGGQQTGDPITFCCIDFSLDELKGDTSWRLNRKPIESTLVACFMTLVIIVWSVAALIWPVPIIAGFLPNGMEQRRPR, encoded by the coding sequence ATGGAACATCATGCGAGCAGGAGAGACGCACCCTATGCCATGCTGAACCAATCTCGGACTCTTCTGTTGGCGCTGACCACTGTAGCGGGTCTCCTCCAGCGCTGCCGTGGCTGGAACGACGAAGACATCCTTCTCCCGCCCATCAACTCCACCAACAGATTCCTGGCGAACTTGGAAGTGGACGTGCGGTACTCGAAGAGATCGGTGGAGGAGAGCGAATCCTCATCCGGATCGTCGCTGCAGCCAGTGCCACAGTGCAATGTCAGCGTGCACAGACTTTTACCGACCTCGCTGGTCGTTCGGTGGGACAGCAGTTTCGGTTTTCAATGCGAAGTGTTTGTCTACACCACTAACAACCATGGCAGAGCATTTTTCACCGCTGCCATCAACCGGGCAATATCGCCGGTTGTCATCGAACACCTCGGCGTCACCGGCGGGCAACAGGAACTGAGGCTTTGCGTTGGATGCGGTCTCTCGCGGTACAGGCGATTCGGTCAAGCCAGGTCGAGGGGAGGGCAGCAAACGGGGGATCCTATTACTTTCTGCTGCATAGACTTCAGCCTGGACGAGCTGAAGGGCGACACAAGTTGGAGGCTTAACCGTAAACCCATCGAGTCCACTCTCGTGGCTTGTTTCATGACTTTGGTCATCATCGTGTGGAGTGTTGCTGCTCTCATTTGGCCGGTGCCTATCATAGCAGGATTTCTGCCTAACGGGATGGAACAGAGACGACCTAGATAA